The genomic interval cttcccaggaggtcacccatcccaaaattgccccaagtcaagtaCGTTTaattttggagttcttatgtgatgaactATCGAAAacaagatgcaccttcgtgatatgagtagtaccaatcaaatcttttaagccatcttcaactatacagtccattacattaaacagtctcggaatccctctcattcccgtgtgggtcggttcattcatgttccctccacttagaagcctgccaggagccgctcattgtccgtgcaactgatggcaccggcgatcacgcCCCGccttcttcggccccgggcctcacaattTATATCTTAATAAACTTTATACAAAATTTAGtaatatattacttttttaataaaaattcggTTTGTTTGTTTAACCgatgttttaaaaaaactaaaatcgGACTTCCAAATAAACTAAACCAATTTTCATATTAATTCCGTTCGATCGATTAGTTTGGTCGAACCCGATATTTTGCTCACATCTAGACTGGATTAATGTTTGTCCTTATCTTTAATCCAAAAtggatttttcattttttgactATTAAGAACCATCTTGACagggatgtaaacgatccaaaccaaaccaaacagTATCAGGCTGGAGCTTGGTTTGTTTAAGATTGTTTGaggctcgagctcgattcgagcttctattatcaggctcgagcttggtttgtattgaaattactgagctcgagaaaagctcgagctcggcccGTTAGAAGCTCGTTTAGCATATCAATCAAGCTAGgctcgagcttgattcattAATAGCTTGTTTAGCGAGCCTATTATCAAACATGTTggcgagctcacgagccgaatatctttaggcttgagcttggtttgaataaattttcgagctcaaaattgagcttgggcttggtttgatatgattaacaaacaaactcaaacgagctttttatcgagccgagcttcAAATAGCTCACAAACAAtttggttcatttacatccctacatCTTGTCAAATATCAAAGCGAGTTCACACATAATTTAAACCAACGGTAAAAATATTAAAGCATAAATTTGGGCACCGACAAAAAACAAAGAATAAGATGGACATATTAATAGGAAGCAAAAACTTAGTACatcattcaaatcattatgcttgAAATTCAAATCATGGATAAATCATAGAATAACACATATACTATGATTtacatcaaaatttgaaaaggtATGTGTTTTATTTTTCTCAACATTAATCCTTATGAATATACACTAATGCatactaaaaatttaaaattcacaaaaacttttagtattaatatatattaaataaagacATAATAAAATATGTAGTAACTGCATAATTATATTATCATATTATCtcaatttaatatatttgtgtgttaatgtaagaatgaaaatatatttagaacttaaacttaattttataaattaaattatattaagtcTTTCAATCCTTTGAGCGAAATGTAGCAAAATTCATATTTGATGATTATATATTTTTGTAGAAgatcatttataaaaattccacataattaaaaaaattaattataattgcACCAGTGAGGTAAgactaaaaaaaaatcaaaaaccaaaactataaaaaaaaattaaaaaatttgggTAGGACTCTAGGACAAGGGTGGAGGGGTGGGGGGTGGTTTCAAAGTTGAACCAAGCGCTATCATGTATGTGGAAACTATCTTCTGGATCTATGGGATTTAGTATTTCTTACACAAACAACTACCTAATATTCTAAAAATGACTATTTTTAATTTGTGAATATAATCTCCCTAAGTCTTTAAATTGAGTTTACTTAATAGAAAAAGATTTttctcccaaaaaaaaaaatagtattaGCCCATTGTTTTTTGTAATAAAATTTAAGTTTTTttaggaatattgatattacgCTACAGATGTGACATTGATCGTTAATGACAGGGGCGGAGCTAGGTTTGTAAGTCAGTGTAGGCgacaatatattattattaataaagcAAAACAAAAGTTAATcataaaaaattacaaaataattACCTTACGATTGTTCTTTTCGAGTCTTCATATTTTGAAACCTCTTTACGATAGCTTCATTATCAATTGTTAGGAATATCTCTTTCTCTACATAGACAATGAGACTATCATTCATCCAATCATCACTCATTCGAATGCGCAACCTctctttcacaattttcatggcAGAAAACACTCTCTCTACACTCGCAGTCGCAACTGGTAGAATTAATGCCAATGTCAAAAGCTTATAAACCAGCGGATACACCATATTTTTCTTTGACATAACTAACTTCTCTGAAAGATCACCAAGTCCTTTTAATCCTTGAAATGCTTTGTTAAAACGCATATCACATATATAAGTTTCAAGTTGATCATCAAGCATAAGGAGATCAAATCTTGATAAATCTTGTGGATAAAACTCAGCTAGTTGCATCAATTTTTTCTTGTCAAAAGCCACAAAAGAGTTTTGTGGACACAAACAAGCTACACAAAGTAGTAACTCTATACCTGCCTCTGAGAAACGATGATTTAACTCTTGAAGCTGTATATCAATAACACCATAGAATAAATCCACACGATAGTGATGCAAATTTGTCACTTCTGGTCGATTACGATGGGGACGACCACGTGGTGCCCAACGTGTGAACATATCATCCATTTTGAGAATACCAATGTAATGTTGCTCGCAAAAATGGTAAACCTTTTCCAAAAATGAATCCCAACCTTCATCTCTAATCATTTGCAGTCGGTGTTTGCATACTTGTACCAAATCCATTGCATTCACAATATCCTGATCTTTTTTCTGCAATGCCGTCGACAATTCACTCGAAATTGCTAAGACATGTTTCATCAAGTGTAGATTGAATGCAAAATCAAATGAAAGTATTGACTCCAATAAATTAAATGCCTCAGTTTTTTGATCAGGAGAACTAGAATCATCTTCTGAAATTATTTCAAGCACATCACTCACAGCAGAGAACATGGAAATTAAGCTGATCAAAGAACTATAATGTGAGCCCCAACGTGTATCCCCAGCACGTTGGAGGCTAGTTTCTTGATTAAGTCCCCGACCACTTGAAATATCACCCCTCTCCAATGCCTCAACGATAAAATCTGAATGTTTCTCTCGAAGAATATCAGAACGTTTGCAAGATGCTCCAACAACATTTACCACATCACCAACAACAcgaaaaaaattagaaatcgGAAGATTTTTCTTGGCAACAGCTATCAGAGCTAGTTGAAGTTGATGGGCAAAACAATGTATGTAAAAAGCACATGGGTTCTCTTTTAAAATGAGTGCTTTTAGACCATTAAATTTACCCTGCATATTACTTGCTCCATCAAAACCTTGTCCTCTCAACTTAGACATGCTCAAATTATATCTAGAGAACATCTTATCAATGGCAGCCTTAAGTGATAATGCTGTAGTACTAGCAACATGTTCAATCCCGACAAAGCGTTCATTTACATGCCCACTACTATCTACATAACGGATAACAACCGACATTT from Primulina eburnea isolate SZY01 chromosome 17, ASM2296580v1, whole genome shotgun sequence carries:
- the LOC140818683 gene encoding uncharacterized protein, producing MHRFFKRKDPEPEEQKIENVRVEEFDFSQLPTDPGLRTPICDYNANIRDQVRRAYLQKGPCQSSGYEFPKRKFGVSQCRRFNPSWFKEFGDWLEYSIEKDAAYCLYCYLFKTAKGKQAGGETFVSEGFTNWKCKDRLNIHVGQHDSEHHKARMDCEALMNQDEHIQSVLHKQSRQMRNDYRIRLNASIDCIRVLLRQGLSFRGHDETESSLNPGNFLVQLEFLGAHNKEIDDVILKNAPKNCKLTSPDIQKEIVNACAIETVNVIIRDVGDSLFSILVDESRDVSTKEQMSVVIRYVDSSGHVNERFVGIEHVASTTALSLKAAIDKMFSRYNLSMSKLRGQGFDGASNMQGKFNGLKALILKENPCAFYIHCFAHQLQLALIAVAKKNLPISNFFRVVGDVVNVVGASCKRSDILREKHSDFIVEALERGDISSGRGLNQETSLQRAGDTRWGSHYSSLISLISMFSAVSDVLEIISEDDSSSPDQKTEAFNLLESILSFDFAFNLHLMKHVLAISSELSTALQKKDQDIVNAMDLVQVCKHRLQMIRDEGWDSFLEKVYHFCEQHYIGILKMDDMFTRWAPRGRPHRNRPEVTNLHHYRVDLFYGVIDIQLQELNHRFSEAGIELLLCVACLCPQNSFVAFDKKKLMQLAEFYPQDLSRFDLLMLDDQLETYICDMRFNKAFQGLKGLGDLSEKLVMSKKNMVYPLVYKLLTLALILPVATASVERVFSAMKIVKERLRIRMSDDWMNDSLIVYVEKEIFLTIDNEAIVKRFQNMKTRKEQS